The Chitinophagales bacterium nucleotide sequence ATTTTCAAGCGGTGTCAATTTCGAATCCGCATGTTGAGCGGCGAGTTTCTCCAATGCGGGCTCACGGAGTAATTGGAGCAAACGGTCAATATAGATCTTGAAAAAAGCGGGCAGGTCCACATGCTCAAACAATAATCCCAGTTGCCGGATGCCCTGAAAAAAATCAGCAAAATGTTTGACCGAATATTTGATCATGGAATAGTCTTCCGAGTGAAGGGCCCGGTAGAAAAAGGAATTGATAGGATTGGGATGCTCGGGCATGGGGTCGAGACTGTAATCCAGGTATTTTTCCATGACCAGGAGCGTACCATTGCTGATATTGGCAGGCCATTGATCGAGTTTTTCGGAAAGGGTTTGAATGATCTTCTGGGTACCCAGAATACGCCTGAGATCGGAGTGGGGTTCGTTGAAAAAATACTTCAACCATTCACGGCCATAATTGGTGCGGGTGAAGTTGAGTTTATGAAAAATGGAGAATTCTTCTTCGTTTTGGAAGATGGCAATGTCGTTGAAGGTCTGTTTGTCAATTTGCATTATCGGTTGAATTGGAGACGCTGTCCCCATTGAGATTCATTGATCACTCCGTTTCCATATACCAAATGCCCGTTTACAAAGGTATGTGTCACCGAGGCCGGGAAGTTAAAACCTTCCAACGGGCTCCAGCCACATTTGTACAGGATATTCTTCTTGTTTACCTGCCAGGGTTGTTCCAGGTCAACCAATACCAGGTCGGCCATATAGCCTTCGCGGATATAGCCCCTGTCCTTTATCTCAAAACAATCCGCCACGGCATGGCTCATTTTCTCCACGATCTTTTCCAGGCTGATCTTTCCCTGATGGTGATAGTACAGCATCAGGTTGAGCGAGTGCTGTACAAGCGGTAAACCGGCATGTGCTTTTTCATAGGGCTCATTCTTTTCCTCCCAGGTATGCGGGGCATGGTCGGTAGCGATCACATCCAACCGGTCATCCAGCAGGGCCTTCCATAATCCATCACGGTTATGCGGCGCTTTGATCGCCGGATTGCATTTGATCTGGTTGCCCAGGGTGGCATAGTCATCACTTGTGAAATGCAGGTGGTGTACACATACTTCGGCGGTGATCCTTTTCTGTTTCAGGGGAAACATATTGGTGAACAGGGCCAGTTCTTTTTCGGTACTGATATGGAGGATGTGGAGCCGGGTATCATATTTTTTGGCGATCTGAATGGCCATCAGCGAAGATTCGTAGCAGGCCTCCTCATCCCTGATCACCGGATGATCGGCAGGTGTGAGGGGTTCGCCGGTGGCCATTCTTTTTTCTTTGTTCAGTCGAATGATCCGTTCGTCCTCGCAATGGGTGGCGATCAGGACTTCGCTTTCGCGAAATATTTTATCCAGTGTATTAGGATTATCCACCAGCATATTGCCCGTGGAAGAACCCATAAAGATCTTTACCCCGCAGATATCCTTTTTGCGGGCATTGGTCTTGAGTACTTCATCGGCATTGTCATTCCCGGTCCCCATAAAAAAAGAATAATTGGCCAGGGAGGAGCGGGCGGCGATGGCATATTTATCTTCAAGCAATTCCTGTGTCAGGGCATTGGGGATGGTATTAGGCATTTCCATAAAACTTGTCACCCCACCGGCCACTGCAGCCCTGGCTTCAGTGTAGATATTGGCCTTGTGGGTAAGACCGGGTTCCCGAAAATGAACCTGGTCATCAATACAGCCCGGGAGCAGGTATTTACCATCAGCAACGATCTCTTCCGCCTTTGTATTTCCTCCGGAAATGACCCCGCCTACCTGTTCGATCCGGCCCTCTTTTATCCAAAGGTCACCTTCCTGTATGCTTCCCTCATTAACAATCCGGGCATTCTTTATAATATATTGACCCATATCTCGTTAAATATTTTTCTGTGTGTTCAGGGCTTTCCGTGAGCCATTATTTGGCTAACTTGTCACCAGCTTCAATTCAATATCACATGCAATTTAATCAAAAACGCCCCCTCCTTGTCGTTTTGGCAATGGCCATTTCATCGGCTACGGCATTTGCCCAGTCCACTTTTCTTCAGCAAGGTTCCAAAGACCAGATCATCCTGGAAAGGCTGGAGATCAAAGCGCAAAAGGATTCTGTCCTGAATTTCTCCAAGAACCGCTATCTCACCCGTCGATATGCGGCAGGGGCAGTGGGGAGATGGGAGCAGCATGTGGGTATGCAGTCACTCTCCAAAACAGATGCCTATAATATCCAGGGTTTATTGCAGGACAACATCGAGGAGCTGCCCGATAGCGTCCGGCTCAGGCTGGCGAGTCGCAAACCTTTGGGACGTTTTTACCAGACTCCATCCAATTTGTATGAGGTCCACATCAAAGATTTTGATCTGGTCATCAATCCGGTGATCCAGTTCAGGTATATGAAGGAGAGTGGGAATGATGAGACGCTTTTTCAAAATACTCGTGGCCTGGCGTTGAGGGGACGAATTTCGAATAAGATCGGGTTTGCCGCGTACCTGACCGAGAACCAGGAGCGGGATCCTTTCTATGTGCAGGCCTGGGAGGATAGTTTTAAATCTGTTCCCGGCGGCGGTTATTATAAAAATTTCAAGGGTACGGGGTTTGATTATTTTGATGCCAGAGGTTACTTCACCTTTAATGCCGCGAAATACATTGATATCACTTTTGGCTATGACCGCAATTTTATCGGCAATGGGTACCGTAGCCTTTTCCTGAGTGATTTTAGTCAGAATACACTTTTCTTAAAACTCAATACCCGGATCTGGAAATTCAATTACCAGAACATCTTTATGGAATTGACCCAGACAGAGCCACGCGCTGCGGACCGGTTACTCCGGAAAAAATATGCCGCGATGCACCACCTGGATGTGCAGCTGACCAAATCCATCAATGTGGGGCTGTTTGAAGGGGTGGTCTTTGGCCGGAGCAACCGGTTTGAGTTTGGCTACCTTGTCCCGGTAATTTTCTATCGTTCCATTGAGCAGCAAAACGGAAGTTTTGATAACTCGGTGGCTGGACTTGATTTCAAAGCGAATATCCGCAAACAGTTTCAGGTGTATGGGCAATTCCTGTTGGACGAATTCAACCTGGCACAGATCAAGCGGAATGACGGATGGTGGGCCAATAAATGGGGACTTCAATTAGGTGCGAAATACATTGATGCATTTGGGATTGATAACCTGGACCTGCAGGTGGAAATGAACAGGGTGCGTCCGTTTACCTATTCGCACCGTGATTCGGTGGCCAACTATACCCATTATAACCAACCGTTGGCTCATCCCCTGGGGGCCAACTTCAATGAGGTTATTGCCATCCTTCGCTATCAACCGGCACCACGCTGGACGATCTTAGGGAAGTTGATGAGTTGGAAGCAGGGTTTGAATGTTGGAGCGCAGAGTTTTGGCAGCAATATCTTTTTGCCAAATATACCGCCGTTCAGGGTGGGTGATTATGGTTATGAAATTGGCTCGGGTACAGAGGCCAAATCCATGTATGGTTCTTTCTTACTGTCGTATGAACTACGCCCCAATCTTTTTATAGAAGCGCAAGGAGTTTACCGCAAATTTGATGTACCATCCAATTCATCCCGAAATAGTTCTGCCAAGATATTGTCGGTTGGAGTACGATGGAATGCTTTTAGGAGAGAGTTTGAGTTTTGATTATAACAAAATTGAAATTCAACGAGGTTAGATATCCACATGCATATCTGTCCTGTTTTCAAGCACCATTGAATTTTTGTTTAGTTTGTTTCCAAGAAACATACCAATCAAGAGGGTTACTAAATGCGTAAAGAATATTATGACCTGATTGACAATTGCATCTTTTCCTATCATTAATGCAAACCCAATAAAGGATAAAAACAAAATAACAATTATAGTGACGATAACCCCTTGAGTTATTATCACTTTTCTATAATTTGTAGATTTATTTTTTTGCATTTCAG carries:
- a CDS encoding dihydroorotase, with the translated sequence MGQYIIKNARIVNEGSIQEGDLWIKEGRIEQVGGVISGGNTKAEEIVADGKYLLPGCIDDQVHFREPGLTHKANIYTEARAAVAGGVTSFMEMPNTIPNALTQELLEDKYAIAARSSLANYSFFMGTGNDNADEVLKTNARKKDICGVKIFMGSSTGNMLVDNPNTLDKIFRESEVLIATHCEDERIIRLNKEKRMATGEPLTPADHPVIRDEEACYESSLMAIQIAKKYDTRLHILHISTEKELALFTNMFPLKQKRITAEVCVHHLHFTSDDYATLGNQIKCNPAIKAPHNRDGLWKALLDDRLDVIATDHAPHTWEEKNEPYEKAHAGLPLVQHSLNLMLYYHHQGKISLEKIVEKMSHAVADCFEIKDRGYIREGYMADLVLVDLEQPWQVNKKNILYKCGWSPLEGFNFPASVTHTFVNGHLVYGNGVINESQWGQRLQFNR